The proteins below are encoded in one region of Anoplopoma fimbria isolate UVic2021 breed Golden Eagle Sablefish chromosome 19, Afim_UVic_2022, whole genome shotgun sequence:
- the LOC129108602 gene encoding troponin I, fast skeletal muscle-like: MSDKKMNSSRRHHLKSLILSIAQKWLEQEEKEDKAAKEAYMSENCPPAVLSGDQNALMEYCKKLHAIIDKIDEERYDIVSKVQKANIEIEDLRIKVVDLKGVKKPALKKVRMSADTMLKALLGSKHTVNMDLRANLKQVKKEVKEEPTEAAGDWRKNIEDKADRKKMFETS; the protein is encoded by the exons ATGTCTGA TAAAAAGATGAATTCCAGCCGCAGGCATCACCTGAAG aGTCTGATCCTGTCCATTGCTCAGAAATGGCTGGaacaggaggaaaaggaggacaAGGCGGCAAAGGAGGCCTACATGTCTGAAAACTGCCCCCCCGCGGTGCTGAGCGGAGACCAGAACGCCCTGATG GAATACTGCAAGAAGCTTCACGCTATCATCGACAAGATCGATGAGGAGAGATACGACATCGTGTCCAAAGTGCAGAAGGCCAACATAGAG ATTGAAGACCTGAggatcaaagtggtggacctGAAAGGAGTGAAGAAACCCGCTCTGAAGAAAGTACGTATGTCTGCCGACACCATGCTGAAGGCTCTGCTGGGCTCCAAGCACACGGTCAACATGGACCTGAGGGCCAACCTGAAGCAGGTCAAGAAGGAGGTCAAGGAGGAG CCGACAGAAGCCGCTGGCGACTGGCGTAAGAACATCGAGGACAAGGCCGACAGGAAGAAGATGTTCGAGACTTCCTAA
- the LOC129108604 gene encoding troponin I, fast skeletal muscle-like, with product MSDGKKMTSSRRHHLKSLMLQIAAGWIVQEKKDLIVAKETYMSENCPDPDLSGDQAILMELCKKLHQMIDKIDEARYDAESKVHKSDTEIDDLKLKVVELAGVKKPALKKVRMSADAMLQALLGGKHKVTMDLRANLKQVKKEVKEESTEAGDWRKNIEDKADRKKMFETS from the exons ATGTCTGA CGGAAAGAAAATGACGTCCAGCCGTCGGCATCATCTGAAG AGTTTGATGCTGCAGATCGCCGCCGGCTGGATCGTGCAGGAGAAGAAGGACCTCATAGTGGCCAAGGAGACGTATATGTCCGAGAACTGCCCCGACCCCGACCTGAGCGGAGACCAGGCCATCCTCATG GAACTCTGTAAGAAGCTCCACCAGATGATCGACAAGATTGACGAGGCGAGGTACGACGCCGAGTCCAAAGTCCACAAGAGCGACACTGAG ATCGACGATCTGAAGCTGAAGGTGGTGGAGTTGGCCGGAGTGAAGAAGCCGGCCCTGAAGAAGGTCCGTATGTCAGCCGACGCCATGCTGCAGGCTCTGCTGGGAGGGAAACACAAGGTGACCATGGACCTGAGGGCCAACCTGAAGCAGGTCAAGAAGGAGGtcaaggaggag TCGACAGAGGCGGGAGACTGGCGTAAGAACATTGAGGATAAGGCCGACAGGAAGAAGATGTTCGAGACTTCCTAA